The segment CACAGAAGGTTTCAAATTTTAGTAACAAATTAACCTTCATCTCCTTCAAGAACCTCGCATGGACGGTTATTGGCTTCAGTAGAGTTGTTCCATATTGtcatgattgattgattgatttatggATTGGTTAAGTTCTCACTCACAACTTTGTACGCCACCCTCATAAGTTGCTCAATAGCACTTACATGTAGTTGAGTATCGTAGAGCaacaaatatgacatttgatggAGTCTATAATTAACAGAATTACAGTCACTCAATTAGTCAATCAATAATTCAATTATTCATTCCATCATTTAATGAACGGTGGTTATTTTAATGCAGAAGCAGTTGTTGACGTCGTTGTTAATATCATGAACCTAAGACTAAACACTAAATTGCAACGAAGAAAAAGTATCGAAATTTGTCAAACTGTGCCTATGGAAATGTTCGACATTTCGTTTAAATGGATAAAGTTGACTGCTGTAAACTTAAACTTGCTGTCTACTACGCATAAACGAAACATCCAGTCAGGGTATTATTTCAAATCATATCAGAAATCACATGGGAACGATTCGTGGAAGTTCGTAAATGCATTCCGCAATTCCCAAAACTCTTCATAGAAACTCGACGATGCGCACAAACATGAAGTCTTGAAGTGAGGAATTTTATGTGTATCGTGTTCTATACAAAGTGATGCCTTATCGACCTGTCGCTATCGCCAAAACTGCAGCAACTTTCTTGTTGCTACTAAAGTGATAATATTATCCCATTATGCAAGTTTTCGACGGTGAGTTGACGATTTTTTGACAAACGTATCACATGAGTGGAAACACCActttgattttttgtttctaGTATGCGTATTAGACAGCCACTGGGcccattgacttgccatatgtAACAGCGTTTAAGCATAACcataacatttaaaacttcaaaACAGGTGCGAATTAAGAACAGGTTTTTAAATCGTACCTTTCCACACTTAGAGAATGGCAAGACTTTTGGGTAGAGCTATGTAACGGAGTTGTAATTGTCGAAGGACTAGATGAGAACGCTGAAAGGGTACAACTGGCCAGATGGGAGGATGACGATCCATATACTGCTGACCAATGGTTTGTCGGGGTAACTAGCATGGTAGAAGGAAGTGAATGGCGAGTTGTTGATGCTGAATCATGCGGCATTGATGGCGAAGACAACGATATCGAGGAGAGACAAGAGAGGGAGAgggaaaataataatagaagATTAAGGCAAAGGGATGAGGCGACCAGACTACAAGCCGAGAGACAGCAAGAAGCCCGTGAGAGAAGACAGCGGCTAAGAGAAGAACGCCAGCGGAGTAAGTcaaatcattttcataaatgATGCTACGTTTAGGGAtacaaattgaaaaaatttaAGTTTAAAGTACAAGAATTGCCCAGCGAGTTAGAGAGCAAGAAGCCCGTGAGAGAAGACAGCGGCTAAGAGGAGAACGCCAACGAAGTAAGTCAAATCATTTTATAAATGCCGCTACGTTTAGTAATACAAATTGAAcaaatttaagtttaaattaCAAGCATTGCTCAGCGAGTTAGagatattgttatttttactgAATTTATAAATTTAACTGTAGTTCTAGGGAATTACGGAGAGAGGGTtgtggagggaggggagggggggggctctCAGATCACGATATTGGTGAGTTTTGTGAAATTAACAAGGTTGGAAACGAAAAGTTGATATCAATTACTTACGGATTTTCCGAGAGTGTCGACTTTTTCTTCTGGCATGGATTGCAGACATGAAAAGGTGAATGTGAAGTTCTAAATCTAGCTCCATTTGTTGATAATGAAATAGGATGAGTGTTGTTGGTGTTCCTTGTAAATAAGGGCATATTTTCATTAGCCGATGTCGGGGGACCCTCTAGTGATCTTTAAATAGTGATCAATAAAACTGCCTAAATTAAAGTAACTTTCAATCCGTTTAACTTTTCATGTAGGCAGTGGATCTGGAAGTAGTTCGAATACCGGACGTGGATCAGGGTCTAGTAACTCAAATGGGCGAAGACGAGGTAGGTTGTCCTTATAATAGCATACACTGCAAAAGAATTGGTAGCAGATACAAAGGTGATGTTAGCCGTTTCACCAATATCAGATTGAATGTGAAGTTCTAAATCTAGCTCCATTTGTTGATAATGACATAGGATGAGTGTTGTTGGTGTTCCTTGTAAATAAGGGCATATTTTCATAAGCCGACGTCTGAAGACCCTCTAGTGATCTTTAAATAGTGATCAATAAAACTGCCTAAATTAAAGTTACTTTTAAactgttttacttttttaataGTGATCCTTAAAACTGCGTAAATTAAAGTAACTTTCAACCTTTAACGTTTCATATAGGCAGTGGATCTGGAAGTAGTTCGAATTCCGGACCTGGATCAGGGACTAGTAACTCAAATGGGCGAAGACGAGGTAGGTTGTCCTTATAATAGCATACACTGCAAAAGAATTGGTAGCAGATACATGGTTGATGTTAGCCGTTTCACCATTATCAGATTGAGTGTGAAACTCTTAATCCGGCTACAGCTGTTGTGACTGGCTGAGGACGATTGTTGTTGATTTAATCAGCAGATACCTGGATCGTCTCTATTGATCTTTAAATAGTGTTCTTTGAAACTGCCTAAATTAAAGTAACTTTCAATCCGTTTAACTTTTCATATAGGCAGTGGATCTGGAAGTAGCTCGAATACCGGACCTGGATCAGAGACTATTGACTCAAATGGGCCAGGACGAGGTAAGTTGTTTTTAAAACACAATATCCTGCAAAAGAATTTCGTAGCAGAAACATGGTTGATGTTAGTCCATTGTTGATGATTTTCTTTGCAAATAATGTAGAGCTTCGAGTAGTTATTTGTTTTCGTAACTCTTTTAACGTAGAGTTAAAAAGGTATGGATCATTACAAACTATATGTCGGCCATCTCTTCCACTCTCAAAGTCATTCAAGAGGTTTCGTGGAATGGCAACCATTTCGCCGAATCCAAATTTGGCGTAGAACATTAACGATGTCCTAGGGAAACTAACATAATGAACTTGTAGAGCAATGAATCAGTCGTATCTCTTTCTCATTACCATTAGGAATGTGataaatttggaatgtttgccgAGTCGTCAGTGCTCTCTGTATTAAGAATTTCATTGGATACAATTCTCTCTGCGGGTAACTGAGTTAAATGTTATATAGGAAAATTAAGAACAAACACATCTCAGCTCAATTGCCGTGATGGCAttttgctgttgccagatgtattacaaaatatggcaaatatcataaaatttgaataatgtatatcaccccaagaaaaaatgttaaactaCTCTGATAAAAATCGCATCCTGTCAACTAAGTTATCGAAATGGTGACCTTTAAAATGGCTAaatcatgcccccccccctcccccttacaaAATCTTTCTCAAGGAATCATTTACTACATTATCTGCTAAATAATAGATACGATGGAAGATTGAATGATTAATTTGAAATCCAAGGAAAGAACTAAAACTAATAACAGTAATATCATTCCAGTCTCGTGGCCCTAATATCtgataacaaattattattttctatgATAATTTGACCACCAAATTGTTTGTTACTTTGCCTCGCAAACTGGTAGACTTTTCTTCTAACTATATGTTTTCGTTCGTGACCGTAGACATTAAATGGCCATGGCCACGATGCACTAATTAACTTAGAAAATAGCGGCACGTTTTTTTACTTCAAGGGTAATATTTCAGTTACAAACAATTGAGAGTCACGTTAACACAGGAGTACATTAAGTAAACAATGTTGCCTACaacttattatattattacGAGATTGATTAAATCCATCAATTTACAGAATGAACTATAAAGACAGCTTAATGCTCAGCGAAAATCACCATAACATGATTTGTTTTTCGATACACCCATGAGTACTCTGAATCCGAATTGTGATAAGCGTACAATTTGAGTTCaaatacaaaatgtttaatttcccTGGATTGTTTGAGTATAGAGTCCGTGTACAATGCTCTAAGCGAAGTTATGCCCATTCAATCTTGATGTCGTATCTACGAATACAAATCAATCGGGATGAGTACAAAAGTGTAGGCAAATATTCTTAGACTAATAAATTGATTACGAGTGCGGATCAGTCATGCAGTCACTTACTTCgctatgttattattattttatgctTGTATACATAAACTTGGTAATTTTATGATTTGAAAAAACTCTATTTCAACCAACTTCGCTTAACATAGTAAGTATGAATAGTTATACAAAAATGTGAGACAAGGTGTACCTTTAAGCAGCTTTAAACCTAAGGAAATGATTAATGTAAATGGGAAAAAAATGGGTTAAGGGGCATCCAAAGAAGATATAACTAGCTTATGTAAGGTCCCCATAACATTCTTGGTGAATTCTCTTAAATCTCTGAATACTTTCAGATAATGGTGACAAAATCGAAAAGGAAATCCGGGGGAATTCCCCAGCCGAGTGGACATTTATCGAAGGGAAGCTTCTTAATCCTAGCCGTTTCAAAATTACGTTTTGGTTGAAGGCTGAAGGTGATGCACACATTCGACTTTCTGCTACCAATAACGATAACTCGAATGCCTACTACGAGATCAGTAAGTATTTATCAGAGGTGGACACAGAAAGGGAGGGCTCTGGGCCCATTCCCACCATTTTCTTCCTGAAAATTATagttaaaaacaaacatataattCTGCTTATAACAAGGTACGAATTGGACAATTTTAGCACGTTTCGCGAGCGTGCATTCCTTACATGCACCAATATGATGGCCTACTTGCCTCCCGCGCTGCTCCTTTTTTTAATAGAAATTGTGAACTGTTATATTCTACCTTATTTATACCCACAGCCGCAAGTTTGCTTGTGGAATAATGATGGATTCACCTAGTTTTATGTTATGCCATCAAACAATGTTACGGCGATAGCAAACTCGAAATATTTCTTGCAATCGCGTTGCAAAATACATGGGAAAAAACTGTTGTTAATGGCCAATAGCTTTCTCCTTACTGTCGGACTGAAATTCCAACAGCAAGGCATTTATTATTTTCGTCCTAATGGATAAGAAATCTCGGTGTAACACGGAGTTTAAGTGCGCTCCGAAtactttattattgttttatcaaCTATTTCAACAATACGATTCCGAGCAAAACGTTAAAGATCGATATCAGACATAACTGATATCGTTTTGTACCAATTTTCTAAACGGAAtcttttcatctttctttttgTATTGTGTTGCCCTTACTTGGTGTATAGTAAGCTGTCAGTTCATCTTTACGAAAAGTCAACAATGCACTTCCTTAACCGTGCCATACATTTTTTTCAATCATTAAGATACATATTTGAGACCACTGAATTTCCACCAATTTTGAAAGTAATTGAAATTGTCTGTTCGATATCCAATTCTATCTACTATCCTCTCTATCTGTTTACACTATTTAGTGATTGGTTTCCGTAATAACAACAACGTGTGTATTGTCCGCTCCGGCAGATCCGTGGTAGATGACCCTATCCCAGGCGTACTAAGTAGAGAGTAAGTTCAATCGATCATTAGCTGAGTATGGGATGAAAGCACCAATAAATTGCGAATGATACTATATAATTTGTCATCCTTCAATCCTATTGTCACTTCAACAAATACCGcatctttttctttctgtttctttaaCTAGAGATTGTATAACTATTTCATTGGTTTGTCCCATTAAGAATATATCATGCGAGAGAACAACGTCATATTCTCTGACTTTAGGTATAGAGAATCCATACGTTAGGAGATGACCAGTTTATTTTTAAGATTACTTTTATTCCCTCTGATCCTGAAGTATGTCGCTGCCCGTAAACATTACCCTATGCAGGATTAAACCTCCGGTCACTATACTTTACCCATTGATGTCATCACAGGTAACAGATACTATAGTTTATTGATCATTTGAATTCTGTAAGTAATTGAAACGTCTAAGAATGTTGTGTCCAGAATCAACAAAACGAAAAAGATGTTTTAACTTCATTATTTGGCAGGTTTGTGTAGGACTGCCGAGAAAAGGTCCAAACCGTCTTTGTTAAAGATGTGTTTATAATCTTTCCTTTGCGCTTTCTATATCTCCTTTCGTACTCAGATTATTCATTGAATTCGAACTCGAGTGGGATGGCAGAAGTATCAAACTATGGAAGGGAGGACGGGTACTCGTCGAATACACGGATCGTGATCCATGTCGCGGACTGGACTGGATAGGCTTTACCAGTTACGACTCTATCAACCCATCCAATCGTATTCCAAGTCGGTGGAAATTTGAAAAGAACTCCTTCGGTAAAGTATTAAATTTTGCTATTATCGTGAAATATATCAAACCCAGtgacggagcgtccatacagtcagggggatAACCCCCTGATTTATGGAGTCTAATGGACTACtagcgcccttttcagctttttaccactttttacttattcgcgactattgacttttttattgcgctctcatctacctattgacatttgtcacattttgttggtgtaattttctgacaaaaatgatgaaatgatgattgtgatgaatcgcatgtactttcaacaccaaTAGAAACTTCCGAGTTGTCACAACTGGCGATGACaactatttattcttcgtttatctgcaaatctGCAAAGATCTAGGGAGTTTGTTTACTCAACAAATTTCTCTAccctccgcgccaacctgtggtggcgctctgcttagatagtgtcgaaagcgcccctacagaccattctcgccccccccccccccgaccaatatccctagctccgccactgatcaaACCAACAATATGAACAGCACCTCTTCATTTGGTATCGTCGAGATATCATGATTATTACCCCACAAAACAGGGACGGATTAGCTGGTGCGCCCTTGTGTCCGAGTCGCCGAACGCTGCACGAGCTTGAGGTAAAAAATGAGCCCCTTCCCTCTTGGACGCATATCAAGCAAAATACAAGTGCATTAAATTAAAGGTGCGTTGGAATAATAGGGCATGAGATTTGCAAAGCCTAATTAACAAAACAGCTCATGTTGACTTACTCATTTCGGTATGCTGATAAATAAACCGGTCTACATTCAACATAATAAATACTACTAGGTACAATGCGTTCTATAATTTTAGTGCACAAAGTTGACTGTCCATAACAATAACATAGTGAAAGTCTTTTGCCGTAGTTCCTTTTCATGTTGTAACCGGCGTGTCATGTTTCTTACAATAGCTATCTCCGGAGCGGGAGCAGGAGGGGGCGGAGGTGGAGGAGGCGAACGATGGAGAGGCTCCTCCCGTAGTAGATCATCTCGAAGAGGATCTAGTGGATCAAGAAGGGGATCAAGGAGGTCAgggggaagaagaagaggaTCAAGTAGTAGCAGCTAAATCTAGCTTAGGTTAGGTTTTTATTTCGGGTTTTCTATCTTTATTTCCCTAAGAGTGATAAACGTAACGCATGCGAGAATAAAGTAAACTATAGAAGTTCCCTTAAGGGTTTCGAATATTAAACTTATTACATTATCCTCTGATCTAACTGTCAGATCAACTTTTCAGGTTTGAAACTTGTCGGTATCCTATTGAAAGAATACTAGAACatcatcattaaaaaaaaagttgatgatGGACAATGAGTGACCTAAATCTACAGTAACGATTACATACTGACCTATGAGAAAAACTGTCGAACAATGCAATATTATCCATGGTCAGTTGCATCGCAAGAATAAATGGTTTCCGCCATGCTATCATAATCCTCTTCATTTAACTAATACTTTAGTTGGTAATTGGGTCGATCTGATACACAATCAAACTATATTAACTTAATAAATACAACTACAGAGTAAGCTGTACTTATCATATATTTGCTTTGTCCTCTATTTTTAGCACTTTGTTTTTCAGAATCTACCGTGGACTGCAAACGACAGTTGACAAATAGAACATGaagtatgattttttttgtgagaaTTGAGTTCCATCAAATTATAAGTAAATTAAGTGGTTGTAACTTGCATGACCAATCCTTGCAGTATCGGACAGCGGGCAGTTTCTTCTGTGGAACGCCAAAAAGGACTACATATATGATGTTGTGTATAGGTCATGATCATTATCCTTACACAAACAACTGCAATATAATCCGAGTATATGTTGAACCATGTAATTCAAATGTAAGTCACATGCACATGATATGTATGATACAAAGAACACAGTTCATAATATAAACACCGCATATATGGTACATATTCCTTTTATACCGTActcacatatgtatatatatataggcctatatatatatatatatatatacatacatatatatatatatatatatatatatatattcatatatatatataattgaaatcataatgagttggaaaatcaggaacagtgaaaaaaaacttccagcccccaccgggattcgaacccgagcctccatatatatagtattgactACCAACGTTAGCTAACGAACATACTGTATAAATACCAATACAGCACATAAAACTACATGTCCTTTTGATCACCGTCTTTCAACAATATCTCTAGTTAGGTTGTTATAAAGGCTAGTACAAATAGACAATATCCCCAAATGGATTGTTGCAAACCTatgcaaacaaaaacaaatcagtCATACAATTTAATTGTAAATACAGAGTTTTAAGTAGAATAATCGTTATAATACTTGGCAACAGGTGATTAGTGACATCACAAAGGCATATTCGAGCTAAAAGCGTTATTGATTATTGTTTCATAATGCACATATTATTGATCACCACGTCAACGACAAAATTTCCACTAAAGAAACGACATTTTTCATGAAGCCCTGGTTTTTCTCTCATTTATTGAATACAATGATTTTCGAAATGCGGCACGATTTGCCCAAAGTACATATGACATATGTGCCCAAAGTACGCAGAGTTAACGGTCCAAAGTACAAGAATATATAGAACACGTCTAGAACAATGCATCCATGTGGTGTTACATGTAGAAGGGCTAACTGTGTGAAACAGAGTTAAATACGTGAGAATTGTGTCTGTCACCTCGTGTGTCACACATTAGGGTTTCGTTTATCTTATATGGTGCAAGCAATGGCTGACGTGTTTCAGTACATGTTAGGAATGAACCTGTCGAGTCATTGCCTTAAAGGCAAAACTTAAAGGGTTGTGTAGACTCTAAAGAGTTGTTCTTCCTTTTTAAAAGAACAGTTCAGAGGTTTTTCTTAATTAATCATAACGTCacgaaaaatacaaaacaacactTCACCAAACACATGTACTAATCTGCTTTACAGCTTAAAAGAAAACGACATATGGAACTTGCTTCTAAGGTTTAAACAATAAGAATTAACATGGTTAATACAATAACATTATTTTAAGAGCCTTTATTGACAGGTCCGATAGCCATTACAGTTTAACAATACTTCAGACATATACATTAGTGTATTGTCATGAAGTATCTAACATTATGACTTATAACGGAGCCTTAGAAAGGTAATAACGAAATATAATGAATTACACAAAGTGTAATATTGGTGCTAAAAGGGTAAGTAATCAATACGATTGAATGATTTCAAGTGATTACTCCTTCTGAATCAGTCAACTTTCGGCATAGAGAGCTGGAGAGTGAATTATAACAATACAACTTCTAATCAGCGTAAGGAATTTAGAATGgcaacaatttttttggttGGTGTTTTGAAGTCAGTAAGTTTAGGAAATAGGCACCTGCACATTGACCTATGGGGAATGTAGGTTGGATATATGGATGCAAAGTGTATCCTTGACGTCAGAAGGATGTTCGTAGCATTTAATATATAAGGGCATTGAAGCTATTTTCAAGTTTCATGTTTCTCTTAACCTGTagttcatatatatgttttggtacTGTGTTGTTTCGCATTTTTCTGGTTAAAAAAAAGCGctgaactattttttttttatgttgttaaGGGCGTGCGCGCTGTAGTAGAAACAAAATCATGACgtcaataggcctatataacaaATTATTGTTTACTGTCAGGACACGATACTACTTTGAATAATCGAAAACACCCAGAATTCCACTTTTGTGAACAAGATGACAGTTGACAATAGTGTATGTTTCAGAAAGCTTAACAAAGAACCTGCTTCACATCCCTAACAGTCAACAGTACACAACTATGCAAATCTACAAAATGATGACGCGATATCATGTTTATAACATTTTACCTTACCGTGTGGTTTAATAGTGAAAAAAGGTTGCTCATGATCCTTGCATTGTAATACGAACAAAGTAGGTTTATATAAGGCAAATATTGCCCAGACAGTATAATGGTTTAAATTTTCCATACCTGCATGCAACTGCATTAAGTTTGATTTCCAAATTTTCATGTTTAGCCTACACTTTTTGCGTCAGTTCGTTGAATACCACGCATTACTATAATCAGTGTTGCAAACGAGAATCCAATCTTTCATCATTGGTTAACAGTCAAATGTCCAAGCTTTACCCTGGAAACACCTTATTACGCCACGACTTCACGTCCTTTAGCATTCTTATACTGTCACTCCGGAATCTTGGATTTGCAAAACTGTATATAACTGGATTAATAGCAGGGGTCGTATAATAGATGTGTTGTAACACTGTTAGAAACGCGAAGGCGTGCGGATTTTCGAAACGTAGATCATTCCACCACTCGCTTTCTGTGTTAGTTATCAGCCACATGATGCATCTTGCTGTCCAGGTTCCAACGAACACAACCGTGGCTAGCAATAACATCCTCCCCGTTCTTCCGGAGGATCGCAACGGATTAGCACCAGCTCCTGATACCGAGAGTCTTCTGTTGTTTGCGGACGATCCAGGTCTCAAAACCACGTCTTCTCGACTCGTGACCTTTGTCTCTAGTATCGCTGTCATAAGGTCTTCATATTGTTTGTCAACATGTCCAATTTCTGTCGTGGCAAATTTAGATATATTTCTAATCTCCGTCGTCATCGGAGACGACGGATTAACGTTCGCATCAATTTTCGTTTTCTTTCCCACTGTCATTTCGGTTCGCCCAACTTCTACTTTTGCACTGCCCTCAGACCTACGTTCAATTTTCACTCCAAGGAAAGTCACCGATGCGCGTCTACTACAAGCGACGGGCTTGCTCCCATTGCTTTCTCGATGTTTTCCCCTTGTATCTTTGTCTTTGGGTATTACACGCACCGCCTCACCTACATGGGTAACTGCTGTCGTCTGTCCCCTCTCACTATCAATAGCAGTGCTCTCACTGGGACGTACAAATATCGCGGAACCAGCCCGGTTTTGAAATCTCTTTCTAACCTCTAAGTAAACTAGAGTATAAAGTACCAACGCCGTTAccattaagaaaataaagcaaGCGAACGCCAGAGTGAGCGGTATGTACAGAGCCAACCCGTCTTTAGTAATCTGGCATTTGTTATCTTCGATCCCATACAGGAATGCCACCGGTATACTAAACATGTTTGAAATCCCTAGGCCTATTAGCGAGCACAGAAGAGCTTTCTTTATCGTCATCGGAAAATGCGGAcgacaaatttgaaaatatctgTCCGCGGCGATAGTGGTTGTCATGAATGCTGAGAAAAATTCACTCCAAGATCCAAACACTTGGTATCCTTGACATTTGTATGGCGTTTCGTATGAGCTTTCGTATAGCCAATGGACTATTCTAGCTATTGAGAATATGGTGATGAACATATCCAAAATGGCCATAGTAAGAATAAACACATGAGTGCTAGTTTTCTTCGTCTTGGAGTAATACACCGCAAACACCAGCACGTTACCCGGAACTCCAATGATCAAAACAATGGTCAAAATGACAATCATCCAGCTCTGATAAGGTTCCAAATGTCCTTCTAAAGACAGTATTGGATATGGAAGTTTTGTGGCATCCGCCATATTCGTTTATGGGATGAATTACCAGTTTTCCAATAAATCAATGGTTGCTCTCGTTGTTTGGATCTTCATGTCTTTGGTGTCGATTTTATtctacaaatgaaaacaaacaaacgtaTCTCATATATCAGAATCATTATACTGCAAATAGAAACACTGCAATGAAGTGGTTCTCGTCTTCTCTTGCCTAATTTTATGGCTTTTAACTTCCATCctgagaaaaatatatatatttatattatgtccAATAAACGCTGAGAACATTTAAGTTAAGGGCAAACGAAAGCCTCTCCTTCCGATGAATTCATGTTTCTAATACACTGTTTCCAATAACACGAAGAAAAGTATACACTGATGTAATGTGAGAAAGATACA is part of the Apostichopus japonicus isolate 1M-3 chromosome 11, ASM3797524v1, whole genome shotgun sequence genome and harbors:
- the LOC139976078 gene encoding uncharacterized protein, which produces MADATKLPYPILSLEGHLEPYQSWMIVILTIVLIIGVPGNVLVFAVYYSKTKKTSTHVFILTMAILDMFITIFSIARIVHWLYESSYETPYKCQGYQVFGSWSEFFSAFMTTTIAADRYFQICRPHFPMTIKKALLCSLIGLGISNMFSIPVAFLYGIEDNKCQITKDGLALYIPLTLAFACFIFLMVTALVLYTLVYLEVRKRFQNRAGSAIFVRPSESTAIDSERGQTTAVTHVGEAVRVIPKDKDTRGKHRESNGSKPVACSRRASVTFLGVKIERRSEGSAKVEVGRTEMTVGKKTKIDANVNPSSPMTTEIRNISKFATTEIGHVDKQYEDLMTAILETKVTSREDVVLRPGSSANNRRLSVSGAGANPLRSSGRTGRMLLLATVVFVGTWTARCIMWLITNTESEWWNDLRFENPHAFAFLTVLQHIYYTTPAINPVIYSFANPRFRSDSIRMLKDVKSWRNKVFPG